The Asterias rubens chromosome 16, eAstRub1.3, whole genome shotgun sequence region TTGCTAATATCAAGGAAGAAGAACAAGCATCGACAAGTTCCTCCAAGACACCATCCACTAAAAGTACCGTTAGGAAACGTAAACTAGTGGACAACTCGGATAGATCTGATGCTGAATGTCCACCAAAGAAAAGTCCACCTAAACCTGAGATGGTTCAAAACATTGTGGAGCAGGCCGCGATACAAGACAatagttttcaaaataatgacGATGTGCAGACTACATGTATGGGTAGCAGAGAACACACTCCGTACAGAGTGAGGCATACAGTACCAACAGGGGTTTCTCATCAAACAGAAAAGAATGCAAGAAACAACTCCAAACAGCACACACAGAAAGCAACCACCGCAGGTGATGAAGGGGTCTTTGGGAAGTCTCCAGACTTTAACCAACAATTCCTGAAACTCATggagaatcaaaatgaaatctTGGCCAATATTGCGGATGAGTTGAACTTGATAAGACATGCTGTTCTTGATGTTAATGGTCTGACTGCAATTACTTATGTTAAGTAGTATGGATTCGAATGTCAACTATTGAGTGTATAAACCAGTGTAAACACTACATACGATGTACAAGTACCAGGtctcaatttcatagcgctgcttaacgataagcaaattttcatgcttactgTCGCAGAAAAACTTGCGAAGGTGCaggcgtatttcacaggttagcagaaaaattgggtgGCCATATTGCGCGATTACTATGGATTTGCATTGGGacctcatttatttttgtgcggtaagcaccgtaAGGTTAGCATGCtttttcatgtgcttacggttagcagcgccatgaaatggaaatcgcacagtaagcacaaaatcggccgctaagcagcgctattaaattgggccctgaacatGCCAGTAAATTGCTGATTTGgaatgcactggacactttgtCAATGTTtgtgcaagtacatgtataacaaaccTACACTGCAACTTGTTTTGACTTAAGTCCCTGCTTTGGGCAGCAATTTGCCAACAACTAATTGCTGGACAATGAAGTTCCCCCATAAACAATTAGACactacataataataacaataataataacaaattcttatagcacatttcacaataaccgtatcaatgcgctttacattagtgccctggtcatagggccaacaacatccctttttaatgtttctcagctccctgggagtatacagccctgagctgcctgtaaggcgcttgtggctttttcatacacaatatcaacctctagcctcgcaggtacccatttatacacctgggtgaagagaagcaattatagtaaagtgtcttgctcaaggacacaagtgtcacgaccgggattcgaacccacactccggtgaatcagcaccagaacttgaatttgatgctcttaaccagtcggccatgacactcttcATATGTATTTCACTAATCCCAAACAGCTTTGTATTTTGTGATTCCTTCATCATAGCGATTGGAGAAAAGTACACAAAGTAGGCATACATCAGTGAATTCTTACATAATTTGAGACCGGTTTCATAAAATCATGAAATTTAATTGAGGAACAATGATTTTAAATTGGTGTGatgcaatacaaaattaaatgcAATGGTCATCATTTTTTTACTTCGCCATTTGTTACTCTGtctcgcttaaaggcagtggacactaatggtaattgtcaaagactagccttcacagttggtgtatctcaacatatgtataaaataacaaacctgtgtaaatttgagctcaatcggtcgtcgaacttgcgagataataaagaaagaaaaaacacccttgtcacacgaagttgtgtgcgtttagatggttgatttcgagacctcaagttctaaatctgaggtctcgaaatcaaatttgtggaaaattacttctttctcgaaaactatggcacttcagagggagccgtttcgcacaatgttttatattgagtAATTGAGTAATTACTTTGAATAATTACTTGAATAATTACTTAACTAATTAAGTAATTAAAGGaagtaattaaaggcagtggacactattggtaattactcaaaatagttattagcacgaaacctttcttggtataaacaagtaatgggtagaggttggtagtataaagcattgtgagaaagggctccctctgaagtggagtagttttcgagaaaggagtaattatcctggaatttgatttcgagacctcaaatttagaacttgaggtctcgaaatcaagcatctgaaagctcacaactccgtgtgacaagggtgtttttctttcatcttcgcagcttcgacgaccaattgagctcaaattttcacaggattgttattttatgtatataatgagatacagcaagtgagaagactggtctttgacaattaccaagagtgtccactgtctttaagtaattacttaaataattactttgaataattattttgagtaactattcTGCCTTTAACAAGGTTAACAGTTCAATTTTGTTGAAAGTCTGAGGACCATCCAAAGTTGTAAAGATCGATCGTAACAAGAGTATAGACAGGGGGAAGGGGTATTCAGGTTCGTGAAAATTGTGCTCGAGTAGAATCAATAGAGCAAGCACATCATGTTCATGTAGCAATGTCTATCATTGGCCCCCTGCATCACATATTATTTGTCTTGCTCTGCCACAACAAATTGCACAGCGCCGTAATCCGAAGTCGGCCTTTTTTTTTGACTTGTTGTTTGTGTATTGAGGGCTTTGAACGGTCAGTGCATTAAAAGTAGTCTCCATTAACAGCGGTCCTTTCGCCAAGTTCAAACACCTGAGGATCAGTAGAGATtctctccaagtggtccggGCTGGTTAGTTCAGTGTTGGAAAGTAATCCTATTTGAAATAGTACtcgtgaaatgacaagctacatgtaactgcagccgatttcacgaaaccctaggattaggacgagtaacccgtcctaacttgggttcaatgcgtcctacgtcttcgAATACAGAACTGAACTcgccctaagtcctaagattaatccaaagttaggaagagtttggtgaaatcgatgacTGGTCCTGCTGGAAAAGTTTAAGGGTAGAACTTGATGGATTGGGCTATTGATACACTGTCTTGCACAGGCACGTGTGAACTTATAGACCATGATTTTCATCGTCACCACCACAGTTGGTTTCTTCTCTCCTGTTGGATGACGGTGATGAATGACCTGCAGATATTGTGATTTTCAATGCATCAGGCCTGTGTTGTTTCACTTTTCCTGATACAGGTTTTTTTGATGCAATCTCATTGTTTGACATGTAGTTGTGGGCGTTAAAAAACTTCCgctgtaaagcctggttcatactttatTCGAATGGGATACATTCGCTGCAAGGGCAGCCCTGTGATGTCTAAATTCGCTTTGAAATCGCAGGAAGtgtgaactgggctttagtctGCCCAAACATATTTGCGTCTACAGACACAATTTGTGGCAACTGCAGTTTCTGTGAATCCCCTGATTCACTTATTAACTCCTTGTGAATCAAGTGGTTTAATCTCCAAAAATAATACAGATATATCAGGACTTTTTGGTTGTACAATCTCAATTAATAACCCTGATGTGTCATGTACAAATCATGTATCCAACAAAGTAATGACTAATTTGACTTCTAAAACAGCCTAGGTGTAGTAAAGTTATTTGTCCTGTATAGTGTGCCTTTTCTGTTGTGTTTTGAACACAAGGGATGAATTTGTCAGTTACTGAAGCACATGCAATGTGGTTTTTATAAAACTACTATCAGTCGGTAACATTACTTACGTAGCATTGTACGTAGCATTCTGTGGTTTATTGTGAATGAATGAAATgtaatttgtatttaatttctAAACGCTTTGTGTAATTCTatgataatttatttattgtcaaTGTGTGGAAAACAACATGTGGAATTTACAGCAATTTAACTGACTTCATATTAAATAATATGGAATTGATGTAACTAAccagtttgtgtttattgatcTTATCATTAATAAACTAGTACAACTATAGTTGAGTCTCTATCTTGATGCTAggagcaggcctggaattagaTCTTTGTGGTCATTTGTAAACAATTCCTaacagccgtgacacttgtgtcctttaaagcaagacacttttcggatgggacataaagccattggtcccatgtgttgtgtgacgcatgtaaaaaaaactcagtgcacttattgaaaaagagaaggggttcgccccgatgttcctggttgtagctgctgaatgcgccgtagcaccttgtagtAGTTAGTGGGAAGCCTAACCCGGTAAGTGCTtggtggacaatgagcatcagcttgaagatgatttgtTGAGAGATAAGGAGCCAGTGTAGTCGTTtcagaacaggattttctagataGTACAATTTCAATGCAGCTGTACAAATGTAGGGCTTTAATGGTGATGCAACTATTTGCACCAACAGCATTAACATAAACTGCAAAATATTAATCAGATAAAGATTGGCCTGATCAGTTTTCCTATCGAATGAAGTCAGAAAGTTACACGGTCGGTGCTATCTTGCCATGTATTTTGTTGCACAAAGAATCTTATCAAATTATGTCTTTGCTTTGACtgacaaaatattattatattgacCTTTGTTACTTGGTTGCCACAAATGCTCTTTACCATGGCTTTACTATTTTGAGATACAATGAGTCgtgtaacaatttgttttctccaatacaTGTAGCTTCCGAGAAGCCACTTCATAGTACCCTATTCCAACACCCTATGTTCGGACAACCCTATGTTCCC contains the following coding sequences:
- the LOC117301160 gene encoding uncharacterized protein LOC117301160; the protein is MASRFLWSLEQVESFFKVLLQSYQDYLIAKELRRMDEFYDMIGSCIGASGLIVQNFLKKTGRSYRDIILQAELCVDGEDVPERKLRGSERVYSLYEQYHQMYSLGSKESMSLSASLKIANIKEEEQASTSSSKTPSTKSTVRKRKLVDNSDRSDAECPPKKSPPKPEMVQNIVEQAAIQDNSFQNNDDVQTTCMGSREHTPYRVRHTVPTGVSHQTEKNARNNSKQHTQKATTAGDEGVFGKSPDFNQQFLKLMENQNEILANIADELNLIRHAVLDVNGLTAITYVK